A window of Cohnella herbarum contains these coding sequences:
- a CDS encoding AraC family transcriptional regulator, with amino-acid sequence MVNAYRVDYRTLSPYVRFVHEVVIPPGAHNPERYIYDHEFIYVVKGSGSLRIEDKTYVMNPGDLLYIRPQRANEMFVSDDEPMHCFAVHFDYVFLGESADFSPYGVYLDRKSDEASPDANWLLARPDAELIDMVIPERMTPVRVHQFFEAFRELNARFQDTRANAQIGLKSSMLNLIGLIDQELTTEEGIWIGHSHADVMLDAIHYMKQNYTGKITLPTLAARAMLSPKYFGTLFKQATGQSVAQYVLHLRLEEAKRLLRENTLTVEQIAERVGIGDLFYFSKLFKKSEGLSPKRYADSLKWLGFNGKQRT; translated from the coding sequence ATGGTAAATGCTTATCGGGTCGATTATAGAACGTTATCCCCCTACGTCCGTTTCGTTCATGAAGTCGTGATTCCTCCAGGTGCCCATAATCCGGAAAGGTACATTTACGATCACGAATTCATCTATGTCGTGAAGGGAAGCGGGTCGCTCAGAATAGAGGATAAGACGTACGTCATGAACCCCGGCGATCTACTCTACATTCGTCCGCAAAGAGCGAACGAGATGTTCGTTTCGGACGATGAACCTATGCATTGCTTTGCGGTACATTTCGACTATGTATTCCTGGGGGAATCGGCGGATTTCTCACCTTATGGAGTATATCTTGACCGAAAGTCGGATGAAGCATCGCCTGACGCGAATTGGCTGCTGGCCCGGCCTGATGCCGAACTGATCGATATGGTTATTCCGGAACGGATGACTCCCGTCCGCGTGCATCAGTTTTTCGAAGCATTCAGGGAGTTAAACGCGCGCTTTCAAGATACGAGGGCCAATGCCCAGATCGGGCTGAAGTCCTCCATGCTGAATCTGATCGGGTTGATCGACCAAGAGTTAACGACGGAAGAAGGCATCTGGATCGGTCATTCTCACGCGGACGTAATGCTGGATGCCATCCATTATATGAAACAAAACTATACCGGAAAAATTACCCTCCCGACGCTCGCCGCCAGAGCGATGCTGTCGCCTAAATATTTCGGAACGTTGTTCAAGCAAGCGACAGGTCAAAGCGTTGCCCAATATGTGTTGCATCTTAGACTCGAGGAAGCGAAGAGGCTCCTCCGGGAAAATACGTTAACGGTGGAACAGATTGCCGAACGCGTGGGAATCGGAGATTTGTTTTACTTCAGCAAGCTGTTCAAGAAATCGGAGGGACTTTCTCCCAAGCGTTATGCGGACTCCTTGAAATGGCTCGGCTTCAATGGAAAACAAAGGACATAA
- a CDS encoding WGxxGxxG family protein — MKKFLVGFMMFGCLAMVLMIPAFAETTVSKSKTDGVTPLSTPGINKTYSPGTGNGMTNRMMPNGTPSNGYYYNNLNGTRTGTGNGMGSYGTYGTGNYGTYGTGNYGMYGTDGNYGAYDSTRMNTYRPYGNTYRPYNTNLTTRTNHTVRAMETTAKRSFNWGWLGLLGLFGLAGMRSRSSDEAR, encoded by the coding sequence TTGAAAAAGTTTCTGGTCGGCTTTATGATGTTCGGGTGTCTTGCCATGGTTCTTATGATTCCTGCTTTCGCCGAAACGACGGTCAGCAAGTCGAAGACGGACGGAGTAACGCCGCTTAGCACTCCTGGCATTAACAAGACGTATTCTCCGGGCACGGGGAATGGAATGACCAATCGAATGATGCCTAACGGAACGCCGTCAAACGGCTACTATTACAACAACTTAAACGGTACGCGTACGGGTACCGGGAACGGTATGGGATCTTACGGAACGTATGGCACGGGGAACTATGGAACGTACGGGACCGGCAATTATGGAATGTATGGCACCGATGGCAATTACGGGGCTTACGATTCGACGAGAATGAACACGTACAGACCATACGGCAACACCTACAGGCCTTACAATACGAACCTGACCACTCGCACGAACCATACGGTCAGAGCGATGGAAACGACGGCTAAAAGAAGCTTCAACTGGGGTTGGTTAGGCTTGCTAGGTTTATTCGGACTTGCGGGCATGCGCAGCCGGAGCAGCGACGAAGCGCGGTAA
- a CDS encoding xanthine phosphoribosyltransferase, with translation MELLKNKIIEEGLVLSDQVLKVDSFLNHQVDPRLMREIGRTFASLFSESGITKIVTIESSGIAPAVMTGLDLDVPVIFARKRKSLTLQDDLYTEKVYSFTKKEESEVSVSRKLLSQGDRVLLIDDFLANGEAALAMARIVEQAGATVAGIGIVIEKAFQNGSGKLREHGYRVESLARIASLESGSVVFAD, from the coding sequence ATGGAGCTACTGAAGAATAAAATCATAGAAGAAGGACTCGTACTTAGCGATCAGGTACTGAAAGTTGATTCGTTCCTGAATCACCAAGTCGACCCCCGACTCATGCGGGAGATCGGCCGAACGTTCGCAAGCCTGTTCTCGGAATCCGGTATTACGAAGATCGTAACGATAGAATCGTCCGGAATCGCTCCGGCTGTTATGACGGGGCTCGATCTTGACGTTCCGGTCATATTCGCTCGTAAAAGAAAATCGCTAACGTTGCAGGACGACTTATATACGGAGAAGGTCTATTCGTTTACGAAGAAGGAAGAAAGCGAAGTATCCGTTTCGAGGAAATTGCTGTCGCAGGGCGATCGAGTGCTGCTCATAGACGACTTCTTAGCTAACGGAGAGGCGGCATTAGCGATGGCCAGAATCGTTGAACAAGCGGGCGCGACGGTAGCCGGAATCGGAATCGTCATCGAGAAGGCATTCCAGAACGGCAGCGGCAAGCTGCGCGAACATGGCTATCGGGTCGAATCGTTAGCGCGCATTGCATCGTTGGAAAGCGGCTCAGTCGTATTCGCTGATTAA
- a CDS encoding sensor histidine kinase: MNGFWRGVKKRLTWPADRMEGKLFVVFLFLIILPIGVLSYISAQRYTDSIERNTVTYVSQVSDLMISKLDDYMEDMKKISIIPSYLAEIKSGLKESNRYYESLPMKSKDIGTDLNAGRTALSDEQLQLLRRVEGSIYFLNNIKNGANTVYLFDRYGHSYFVTKSGGVRPDLKSVYPEWRKLAYDAHGYPVLVSTQEVSGNTTGSRYVFTIVREIIDTTYESLGLIAVDANIIVIENIVKDLDKATHGTTLIVDHTGRVVYDSEKKYLGQNMNPGDMLQASGEEGSFHTTIDGKHVLTIYEQSRNTGWKIFITIPEKELMGDALRIRGFTLVSAVLIIGFALLISLIFTFTLTKPLRSLVRMMKVVQTGNLDVTFPVRRRDEIGLVGSAFNRMIVRVKSLVEDVYMAGQRKKEAELEALQNQINPHFIYNTLESIRMTAVINDDVEVSDMTQLLGKLLRYGMGTGTEKVPLRMELEHLNMYMQLLNYRYGNRFVLEIVNVTDPDLPVMKLLFQPIVENALYHGMDESKPAMIIRLVHEQAGTDHLFTITDDGVGMSEADLTRLRRRLNEPKTAHENNGRGIGLRNVHERLKLLFGENYGISIESAVGAGTSVTVRLPRAMTKGDQ; the protein is encoded by the coding sequence ATGAACGGATTTTGGCGCGGGGTAAAGAAGAGACTGACTTGGCCGGCGGACAGAATGGAAGGGAAGCTGTTCGTCGTCTTTTTGTTTTTGATTATTTTGCCCATAGGTGTGCTTAGTTATATTTCCGCCCAACGTTACACGGACTCCATCGAACGCAATACGGTCACCTATGTTTCCCAAGTATCGGATCTTATGATCAGTAAATTGGATGACTACATGGAAGATATGAAAAAAATCTCGATCATTCCTTCGTACTTAGCGGAGATTAAATCCGGTTTGAAGGAATCTAACCGCTATTATGAAAGCCTTCCCATGAAGTCTAAGGATATCGGCACGGATTTGAACGCCGGAAGGACGGCGCTTTCGGACGAACAACTCCAGTTGCTCAGGCGCGTGGAAGGCAGTATTTATTTTCTGAACAACATTAAGAACGGCGCCAACACGGTCTATCTGTTCGATCGTTACGGACATTCTTACTTCGTGACGAAGAGCGGCGGCGTGCGTCCGGACTTGAAATCGGTGTACCCGGAATGGAGGAAGCTCGCCTACGATGCCCACGGCTATCCCGTCCTGGTCAGCACGCAAGAGGTAAGCGGGAATACGACGGGTAGCCGTTACGTCTTCACGATCGTTCGGGAGATCATCGATACGACTTACGAATCTCTGGGACTGATCGCCGTAGACGCCAATATCATCGTGATCGAGAACATCGTCAAGGATCTGGACAAAGCGACGCACGGAACGACGTTGATCGTCGATCATACGGGGCGGGTCGTCTACGACAGCGAGAAGAAATATTTAGGGCAGAACATGAATCCAGGCGACATGCTCCAAGCATCGGGGGAAGAAGGCAGCTTCCATACGACAATAGACGGCAAGCACGTTCTGACGATCTATGAGCAATCGCGGAATACGGGTTGGAAAATCTTCATTACGATCCCGGAAAAAGAATTGATGGGGGACGCGCTTAGAATTCGAGGGTTCACGTTAGTATCGGCGGTATTGATTATCGGCTTCGCCTTGTTGATCTCGCTTATTTTCACGTTTACGTTAACGAAACCGCTGCGGTCTCTCGTACGCATGATGAAGGTCGTCCAAACGGGTAACCTCGACGTTACGTTCCCTGTAAGAAGAAGAGACGAGATCGGGTTAGTCGGCAGCGCCTTCAACCGGATGATCGTACGCGTCAAGAGCTTGGTAGAGGACGTGTATATGGCCGGTCAACGCAAGAAGGAAGCGGAGCTCGAAGCGTTACAGAACCAGATCAACCCGCACTTCATCTATAACACCTTGGAATCGATTCGCATGACCGCCGTCATTAACGATGACGTCGAAGTGAGCGACATGACGCAGCTGCTCGGGAAACTGCTTCGATACGGAATGGGGACCGGAACGGAGAAGGTACCTCTTAGAATGGAGCTTGAGCATCTGAACATGTACATGCAACTGCTTAATTATCGATATGGCAATCGGTTCGTGCTGGAGATCGTTAACGTAACCGATCCCGATTTGCCCGTCATGAAGCTTCTTTTTCAACCGATCGTGGAGAACGCGCTCTATCATGGCATGGATGAGTCCAAGCCCGCCATGATCATTCGGTTAGTTCATGAGCAGGCGGGGACGGATCATCTGTTTACGATTACGGACGACGGGGTCGGAATGTCGGAGGCCGATCTGACTCGTCTGCGAAGAAGGTTAAACGAACCTAAGACAGCGCATGAGAACAACGGTCGAGGCATCGGATTGCGCAACGTGCACGAGAGATTAAAGCTGTTGTTCGGCGAAAACTATGGAATAAGCATCGAAAGCGCGGTAGGAGCGGGGACGTCGGTTACGGTTCGGCTGCCCCGCGCGATGACGAAAGGGGATCAGTGA
- a CDS encoding response regulator transcription factor: MVNIVVVDDEERIRKGLAKLITQAGREFHVTGIFAGAQELLAGIDAISVDLVITDIKMPVMNGLELIEKLQARYPGLKLAIISGFDDFIFARQALRFGVQDYLLKPVDKAELAKMLYQVRDKLEQEYAMIKENQDERLKLLLFNDAESLPKHIRLEACRQLEQWPLFQDAYAVFVLRGNPRMSHEQMSSVTAAWLPKSVLLEWDERMILIVGIHNSEHADRVRELGQTLLHRLPVNQEARIGGSDVFRGTTWLREAFRQGDQAMQQAWYDAGKRAFSDYARKSRKPHSIKHLLVLLDSEFQEEMALSDYVKAQEAVQRWFRQCIALMPGWNELREGCETVLALIGRYMPEQRNEQEERSVSCEPGHYGNKEIFSSYFLGEVDKLFVLLRQSRQENRVVETVKQYIHQHFSEELELNKLAEEVYLTPSYLSKLFKTETGETITDFLISVRIDRAKDWLREKNALKTYEVGERVGYADPAYFNKVFKKVVGCTPKEFKDRVR, from the coding sequence ATGGTTAACATAGTCGTCGTAGACGATGAAGAAAGAATCCGTAAAGGGCTGGCCAAGCTGATCACTCAAGCGGGCAGAGAATTTCATGTGACCGGCATCTTCGCGGGGGCTCAGGAATTGTTGGCGGGAATCGATGCGATATCGGTAGATCTCGTCATTACGGATATCAAGATGCCGGTCATGAACGGATTAGAGCTTATAGAGAAGTTGCAGGCCCGATATCCCGGATTGAAACTCGCGATTATTAGCGGGTTCGACGATTTTATCTTTGCCCGGCAAGCGCTTCGCTTCGGAGTCCAAGATTATTTACTGAAGCCCGTCGACAAAGCAGAGCTTGCGAAAATGCTCTATCAAGTGAGAGATAAGCTGGAACAGGAATATGCGATGATCAAAGAAAATCAGGATGAGCGGCTGAAGCTATTGCTGTTCAATGATGCGGAATCGTTGCCCAAGCATATAAGGCTGGAAGCTTGCCGTCAATTGGAGCAATGGCCGTTGTTTCAAGACGCTTATGCCGTGTTCGTGCTGCGCGGAAACCCGCGAATGTCGCACGAGCAGATGAGCTCGGTAACCGCGGCATGGTTACCGAAATCGGTTCTGCTGGAATGGGACGAGCGAATGATCCTGATTGTAGGAATACATAACTCCGAGCATGCGGATCGGGTGAGAGAGCTAGGTCAGACGCTGCTGCACCGATTGCCCGTTAACCAAGAAGCGCGTATAGGCGGCAGCGATGTGTTTCGCGGTACGACTTGGCTGCGCGAAGCGTTCCGCCAAGGCGATCAAGCGATGCAACAAGCTTGGTACGATGCGGGCAAGCGGGCATTCTCCGATTACGCTAGAAAATCGCGGAAGCCACATTCCATCAAGCATTTGCTTGTTTTGTTGGATAGCGAATTCCAAGAAGAGATGGCTTTATCCGATTATGTTAAAGCTCAGGAAGCCGTTCAACGGTGGTTTCGGCAATGTATAGCGCTTATGCCGGGTTGGAATGAACTGCGCGAAGGCTGCGAGACGGTGTTGGCGCTAATCGGTAGGTATATGCCGGAGCAAAGGAACGAACAGGAGGAAAGGAGCGTTTCCTGCGAACCGGGGCATTACGGAAACAAGGAAATATTCTCGTCCTATTTCCTCGGGGAAGTGGACAAGCTGTTCGTTCTGTTGCGTCAGTCCCGGCAGGAGAATCGGGTAGTCGAAACCGTAAAGCAGTATATTCATCAGCATTTCTCGGAGGAGCTGGAACTGAACAAACTCGCGGAGGAAGTGTACTTGACTCCTAGTTATTTAAGCAAGCTGTTCAAGACCGAGACCGGGGAGACGATTACCGATTTCTTGATCTCGGTGCGGATCGATCGCGCGAAAGACTGGCTTAGGGAGAAGAACGCGTTGAAAACGTACGAGGTCGGAGAGAGGGTCGGATACGCGGATCCGGCTTATTTCAACAAAGTGTTCAAGAAGGTTGTCGGATGTACCCCGAAAGAATTCAAGGATCGTGTTAGGTGA
- a CDS encoding carbohydrate ABC transporter permease: MNISYKTQKYIILFGFLTIPVALLCAFSLYPAAALFYFSLTDWDGLGYDQTWIGFANYKEILMRPEIFGAFKNNLYYFGGGVLQTAIALYFAIVLNGRLRGKYVFRVLLFLPYVLHSVATVIMFKNLYHAEYGSLNVFLGAIGLESWQQLWLGNPHLVNFSLAFISMWKYFGLSMVIFLGALQSIPKDLYEASTIDGASSWQSFRFITLPSLRRVIELMLILTLTGALEAFDIPFIMMLGANGTSTFVIQTVDMAFKFENFGLASAMAVVLLFIVLFFIFIQRKVLFRGDH, translated from the coding sequence ATGAACATCAGCTATAAAACGCAGAAATACATCATCCTGTTCGGGTTTCTTACCATTCCCGTCGCGTTGTTGTGCGCGTTCTCGTTGTATCCGGCGGCGGCTTTGTTTTACTTCAGCCTAACGGATTGGGACGGGTTAGGTTACGATCAGACCTGGATCGGATTCGCGAACTACAAGGAAATTCTTATGAGACCGGAAATCTTCGGCGCGTTCAAGAACAATTTGTACTATTTCGGCGGCGGAGTTCTGCAAACCGCGATCGCGCTTTATTTCGCGATCGTCCTTAACGGACGGCTGCGCGGGAAGTACGTCTTTAGGGTTCTGCTTTTCCTGCCGTACGTTCTGCATAGCGTCGCGACCGTAATTATGTTTAAGAATCTATACCATGCCGAATACGGCTCTCTTAACGTGTTCTTGGGTGCGATCGGGCTGGAGTCCTGGCAGCAGCTGTGGCTGGGAAACCCCCACCTCGTGAATTTTTCCTTGGCGTTCATTTCGATGTGGAAGTATTTCGGGCTCAGCATGGTTATCTTTCTCGGCGCTTTGCAGTCGATTCCTAAGGATTTGTACGAGGCTTCGACGATCGACGGCGCGTCCAGTTGGCAATCGTTCCGGTTCATTACGTTGCCTAGCCTGCGCAGAGTCATCGAGCTGATGCTGATTCTCACCTTGACCGGAGCGCTTGAGGCGTTCGATATTCCGTTTATTATGATGCTCGGGGCTAACGGTACTTCTACCTTCGTCATACAGACGGTCGATATGGCATTCAAATTCGAGAATTTCGGATTGGCGTCCGCGATGGCCGTCGTGCTGCTCTTCATCGTACTATTCTTTATTTTCATCCAGAGAAAAGTGCTGTTCAGGGGGGATCATTGA
- a CDS encoding carbohydrate ABC transporter permease: MVKTPGYVQAFKYFTLLVAVIIVFFPIYSVFVGAFKTKVEFYQSGLSLPHDFFNFENFQRVFKVGKLGLGFQNIFVILAVSLTGNVIIGTMVAYALGRFDFALKKPIMALYLIAQVIPLVTTQVATFSVIKALGVYNTIKAPMLLYLGADVLQIVIYLQFVASIPKDLDENAMVEGASLFKIYRSIIFPLLAPATATLIILKTISIYNDFYTPYLYMPSQKLKVVSTAIYSFVGPNAAQLNVISAGILIIFIPTVLIFLFLQRYIFAGVTNGAVK; this comes from the coding sequence ATGGTAAAAACTCCGGGTTACGTCCAAGCCTTCAAATACTTTACTTTACTCGTTGCCGTCATCATCGTATTTTTCCCGATTTATTCGGTCTTCGTCGGCGCTTTCAAAACAAAGGTCGAATTCTATCAATCCGGGCTGAGCCTCCCGCATGACTTCTTTAACTTCGAAAATTTTCAACGGGTCTTCAAAGTCGGCAAGCTCGGGCTCGGTTTTCAGAATATATTCGTCATCTTGGCCGTATCGCTAACGGGGAATGTCATTATCGGAACGATGGTGGCTTACGCGCTCGGTCGCTTCGACTTCGCTTTGAAGAAGCCCATTATGGCTTTGTATCTGATCGCTCAGGTGATCCCGCTAGTCACGACGCAAGTGGCTACGTTTAGCGTCATTAAGGCGCTTGGCGTGTATAACACGATCAAAGCTCCGATGTTGCTGTATTTAGGCGCCGACGTGCTGCAGATCGTGATTTACTTGCAATTCGTCGCGAGCATTCCGAAGGATCTCGACGAGAACGCGATGGTAGAGGGAGCGTCGTTATTCAAAATCTATCGCTCGATTATTTTCCCGTTGCTCGCTCCCGCCACCGCTACCTTAATCATCCTGAAGACAATTTCGATCTACAACGACTTTTACACGCCGTACTTATACATGCCGTCGCAGAAGCTCAAAGTCGTCTCAACGGCCATTTACAGCTTCGTCGGTCCGAATGCGGCGCAGCTTAACGTGATTTCCGCTGGCATTCTCATTATTTTTATCCCGACCGTGCTGATCTTCTTGTTCCTCCAACGTTACATTTTCGCCGGGGTTACGAATGGAGCCGTCAAATAA
- a CDS encoding LacI family DNA-binding transcriptional regulator produces the protein MSKKVTMQQIADHVNVSKFAVSKALSGKSGVSPDTREKIIQAATQLGYFSQKRNKPIVSRNIPNKPPSSERNTIIVLIPNVREQNRQSSFWGRIIDGITTGLEENHLGMMIVTEHVTDNFSRLINPEAVLGLIGVGLISNQLLLEVRNLGIPFVLVDHEDSLIPSDVLFMNNYECVRRATNYLLGNGHRKLQFVGNIRYSRSFYDRWLGFRSMLEEQNVEHAQNKELLQFEGVNRSEMTEQIERILREDQGRGELPTALVCANDSIAICVMTVLMRMGIDVPGQVSVTGFDNIEDAGLSSPTLSTVHVNKEALGQRSVETLLWRIAHPDGPKEKILLAGEIVLRESTAAAPN, from the coding sequence ATGTCGAAAAAAGTAACGATGCAACAGATAGCCGACCACGTGAACGTATCCAAGTTCGCCGTGTCCAAAGCGCTCTCGGGCAAATCCGGGGTCAGTCCGGATACCCGGGAGAAGATCATTCAGGCGGCAACGCAGCTCGGTTATTTCTCTCAGAAACGCAATAAGCCTATCGTTAGCCGCAATATCCCGAACAAACCTCCCTCGTCCGAACGGAATACGATTATCGTACTCATTCCGAACGTTCGGGAGCAGAACCGGCAGTCGAGCTTCTGGGGACGGATCATCGACGGGATCACGACGGGTCTGGAGGAAAATCATCTGGGCATGATGATCGTAACCGAACATGTCACCGATAATTTCTCGAGGCTGATTAACCCGGAGGCGGTATTGGGTTTAATCGGCGTGGGGCTCATCTCCAACCAATTGCTGCTCGAAGTTCGCAACTTAGGAATTCCTTTCGTACTCGTTGACCATGAGGATTCGCTTATTCCCTCGGACGTTCTGTTCATGAACAACTATGAGTGCGTCCGGAGAGCTACGAATTATTTGCTTGGCAACGGGCATCGCAAGCTGCAATTCGTCGGCAATATCCGTTATTCGCGCAGCTTCTACGATCGTTGGCTCGGTTTCCGTTCGATGTTGGAGGAACAGAACGTGGAGCATGCGCAGAACAAGGAACTGCTACAGTTTGAGGGGGTTAACCGCTCGGAGATGACGGAGCAGATCGAGCGAATTTTACGTGAAGATCAGGGAAGAGGCGAGCTACCGACGGCTTTGGTATGCGCGAACGATTCCATAGCGATCTGCGTCATGACCGTACTTATGCGTATGGGGATCGATGTCCCGGGACAAGTGTCGGTGACGGGATTCGATAACATCGAGGATGCCGGATTGTCTTCGCCGACTTTAAGCACGGTGCACGTCAACAAGGAAGCGCTGGGTCAGCGATCGGTCGAAACGTTGCTCTGGAGAATCGCCCACCCGGACGGCCCGAAGGAGAAGATTCTGCTCGCGGGAGAAATCGTCCTCCGCGAATCAACTGCAGCCGCCCCGAACTGA
- a CDS encoding glycoside hydrolase family 113, giving the protein MSQWAETVNGMTWGWTGVRGTWMGPIAEDSMLRMSAMGVNWVAIALSAEQATAQSTTIPYREAPTVTDEETRWAIRNAKSLGMKVCLKPVVNCADGTWRAHISFFRQKVPGEPSWSEWFASYGEFIVHYAKIAEQEGCEMFCVGCEMVQSDSREAEWRDLIAKVRAVYSGWITYNCDKYQEDHVTWWDAVDIISSSGYYPIDQWESQLDRIENALSKWNKPFFFMETGCPSREGSSLKPNDWSLPGGPSEEEQEAYYSAMFEACSRREWMRGYMLWDWPAKLYSREEASSNDDYCMFGKKAETIVRNYYTSKK; this is encoded by the coding sequence ATGAGTCAATGGGCTGAAACGGTGAACGGAATGACCTGGGGCTGGACCGGCGTACGCGGGACTTGGATGGGACCAATTGCGGAAGACTCCATGCTCCGGATGAGCGCCATGGGAGTCAATTGGGTAGCGATCGCTTTATCCGCGGAGCAAGCGACAGCCCAATCGACGACGATTCCTTATCGCGAAGCGCCAACCGTTACGGATGAGGAAACGCGATGGGCGATCCGCAATGCGAAGTCGTTAGGCATGAAGGTTTGTTTGAAACCGGTCGTGAATTGCGCGGATGGAACTTGGCGCGCTCATATTAGTTTTTTCCGGCAGAAAGTACCAGGAGAGCCTAGCTGGAGCGAATGGTTCGCGTCATACGGGGAGTTCATCGTCCATTATGCGAAGATCGCCGAACAAGAAGGCTGCGAAATGTTCTGCGTTGGCTGCGAGATGGTGCAGTCCGACTCGAGAGAAGCCGAATGGAGAGACTTGATCGCGAAGGTCAGAGCGGTATACAGCGGATGGATTACTTACAATTGCGATAAGTACCAAGAGGATCATGTGACGTGGTGGGATGCGGTCGATATCATCTCGTCCAGCGGTTACTACCCGATCGACCAATGGGAGTCTCAGCTCGACCGGATCGAGAATGCGTTATCCAAATGGAACAAGCCGTTTTTCTTCATGGAAACGGGCTGCCCGAGCAGGGAAGGATCAAGCCTTAAGCCTAACGATTGGTCATTGCCGGGAGGACCTTCCGAGGAAGAACAAGAAGCGTATTATTCGGCGATGTTCGAGGCTTGTTCTCGTCGGGAGTGGATGAGGGGATACATGCTCTGGGATTGGCCGGCTAAGCTGTATTCGCGGGAAGAAGCATCAAGCAACGATGATTACTGCATGTTCGGCAAAAAAGCGGAGACCATCGTGCGCAACTATTATACGTCCAAGAAATAA
- a CDS encoding AGE family epimerase/isomerase, whose translation MNDQLTLERWRAELEKELKSNILGFWMKHTIDERNGGFVGEIGSDMSIKPDADKGLVLNARILWTFATAYRVYQDEAYRTIADRAYEELGQRFRDRKHGGLYWIVDAFGHPVQDKKQVYGQAFVIYALSEYFRATGSEEALSWAKELYRLIEKHAWDSVHRGYIEALAGDWTETNDLSLSGKDLNERKSMNTHLHVLEAYTNLYRAWKPEGLRMKLAELIDIHLELIVDSNNNHFKLFFDDEWNSKTEQVSYGHDIEGSWLLCEAAEVLGDDARIRKVNEAAYAMAEATLAEGTDSDGGIYNEADGKGHIDDSKDWWPQAEAMVGFLNAYQLSGNEAMLRAAMKSWSFTKTFIIDDENGEWHWQVSRDGVPNRSYAKVDRWKCPYHNSRACFEGLERLAHLIQRRNHS comes from the coding sequence ATGAACGATCAACTGACGTTAGAAAGATGGCGCGCCGAATTGGAAAAGGAACTGAAGTCGAACATCCTCGGCTTCTGGATGAAGCATACGATTGACGAGCGCAACGGCGGGTTCGTCGGAGAAATCGGCAGCGACATGAGCATCAAGCCGGATGCGGACAAAGGTTTGGTGCTCAACGCCCGCATCCTGTGGACGTTCGCGACGGCATACCGGGTTTACCAGGACGAAGCCTATCGAACCATCGCCGACAGAGCCTATGAGGAACTCGGCCAACGATTCCGAGATCGGAAGCACGGAGGCCTCTACTGGATAGTGGACGCCTTCGGCCATCCGGTTCAGGACAAGAAACAAGTGTACGGCCAAGCTTTCGTCATCTATGCGTTATCCGAATATTTTCGCGCAACGGGATCGGAAGAAGCTCTCTCATGGGCTAAGGAGCTGTATCGGCTGATCGAGAAGCATGCTTGGGACAGCGTTCATCGCGGATATATCGAAGCGTTAGCCGGAGATTGGACGGAGACGAACGATCTTAGCTTAAGCGGCAAAGACTTGAATGAACGTAAATCCATGAACACTCATCTGCACGTTCTGGAAGCTTATACGAATCTATACAGAGCGTGGAAGCCGGAAGGCTTGCGAATGAAGCTTGCGGAATTGATCGACATTCATCTCGAACTTATCGTGGATTCGAATAATAACCATTTCAAGCTGTTTTTCGACGATGAGTGGAATTCGAAGACGGAGCAAGTTTCCTATGGCCACGATATCGAAGGCAGTTGGTTGCTGTGCGAAGCCGCGGAAGTATTAGGCGATGATGCGCGGATCCGCAAAGTAAACGAGGCTGCTTATGCTATGGCCGAAGCGACGCTAGCGGAAGGTACGGACAGCGACGGCGGCATCTATAACGAAGCGGACGGGAAGGGACATATCGACGATTCGAAGGATTGGTGGCCGCAAGCCGAAGCGATGGTCGGATTCTTGAACGCGTATCAATTGTCCGGGAATGAAGCGATGCTTAGAGCCGCTATGAAAAGTTGGAGTTTTACGAAAACGTTCATCATCGATGACGAGAACGGCGAATGGCATTGGCAAGTTTCTCGCGACGGGGTGCCGAATCGTTCTTATGCGAAGGTCGATCGGTGGAAATGTCCTTATCATAATAGCAGAGCTTGTTTCGAAGGCTTGGAAAGATTGGCGCATCTCATTCAACGGAGGAATCATTCATGA